One Sulfitobacter sp. M39 genomic window, CGAACCAGTGCCAGATGCCTGCCAAGCCGTGTAGCGTGCGCGCGATAAAGCCGCGCCGCGCCTTTGCGATGGTGGCCGGATCGACACCCTCGGCGGCTTGCGCCTCGCTGGGGTCCGCCTCGCTGGGGTCCGCCTCGCTTTGCAGCCAGCGGGTGACGGCCTTGCGACGCCGCAGCACGATGTAGACAAAATACAGCAGCACCAGAACCGACAGAAGAGCCGACACGCCAGCGCCCGCGGCCGTGTTGACGCTTTGGTTGACGATTGGCACGACCAGCAGTTGCCCGTAGCCCAGAACACTGACCACGATGCTCAGATAGCGGGTAAGCGCCGCTGCGGCCTTGTCGCCGACGGGCACCAGACGCAGACCCGACGCAACGGGCGACAGGAACGACCGGATGACGACTTTGGTCATTTCTACCAGCAGGAAGGCGTTCAGATACATCGACTGGCGGATGCCGATCTGCCCGACTTCGCCAACGGCGAGGATGGTGATCAGATAACCAGCGGCCCAAGCCACGATGACGATAAAGGCGTCCAGCAGGTTCGACCCCAGAAACAGCCCGATAGAGCGGAAGATACCCACATGTTCAGCCGTGCGCCCCATGCGCGCATATAGCCCCCGCGCAAGGTAGCGCAGCACCACAAAGAGCGCGACGGTGATCGCAATGACCGCAAGCAGGCCAGGGATCGCTTCCAGCAATACGGTCAGCTCCGCACCGCTGAGGCCAGAGAAGACCTTGCCGCCGCGTTCGAACCCGTTCCAGAAAGAGGTGAGCGTGCTGACCGTGTCTTGTCCGATCTGCTGGGTGATCAGGGCGATTTGCCGCCCGACCGATACCCCTTCGGCATCCGCGGCTTCGGTGATCGTTTCAATCGCGGGGTTTTCATCACCCGAGGGGTCGCCCGAGGCGTCGAGCGACTTTTCGAGGTCCGCGATCAGCGCGGCGCGGGCGTCATCGTCTTTGAGCACTTCTAGCAGGGTATCCAGCGGTGCCTTCGCCTCTGCCTCGGGTGTCGTTTCGGTTGTTTCCGTGTCGGAAGACCCGCCGCCGGTGAACAGCGATTGCGCATGCGCCGAAAAGGGGGCGAGCGTCAGGAAGAGTGCCACCACAACCCCCGTCAGTACGTAGAGCCACCCTTGGGTTGGCATCGCGATCTTTCGGGTTTCTGACATGGGGGCCTCTTTCGACATCACTAAATTACACTACGAGATAGGGGAACATTCCCTATTTCCACTGCTTTTCGCTTATGGGGGGTCTTTGATGTAAAGAAAACCCGATGCGCGGATATGTTCGCACATCGGGAGATTACATCATCGGGGTGGGCTAGGAGCGCACCATTACGCCGTTGAACTGCCGGTAATCACCTCTGCCCGAGGGATCTCTGCCTTTGGGGGGGCGGGTTGTTTTGGCTGCGGCTGTTTGCGTGCGGCTTCGGCCAGCAGGGCGGCGGCATAGCACACAGCAATTGCAACAAGGGGCAGTGTCCACGGCAAGGCCGTCATCGTGGGTTCGATATCCATCATGATTTGCCCCGCCAGGGCAAGTATGGTGCCAAGCCCAAACACCAGCAGCCCGTGGCTGCCCATCAGCCGGAAGGGGGCGGCCAGATTATGCGCACAGATCCGTGTCACCACAGGCAGGCACGACAGCACGTAGACCAGCGCGAGGATATGCACCAATCGCGGCAGCGCCAGCATCGACTTGTTGTGCGTCGTGATGTTGCTGGGAAGGCCAAGCCCGCCAAGCTGCGCCATCTTGTGATTCATGAACGATCCCAGACCGGGCACGTAGCGCCAAGCAAAGATGAACAGCAACACGCCGAGCGCCAGCTTGAACAGGATCGGAGAGTTGCGGACCAGCCGTTCGTCCTTGCGATGACGCACGCCAATGGCAAGGCCGACGACAAAGATGAACTGCCAGGTGAGCGGGTTGAAGAACCAGCCGCCGCCACCGGGGTGGTTCGGGATGGTCAGTCGGGTGGCTCCTGCATAAAGCCAGAACGCCCCCGCAACGGCCAAGGTCGTGCGCGGCGCGTAAAGTACAGCGGCGATCAGCGCAGGGCCTGCCAGCAGCAAGACGGTATAGGACGGCAGAATGTTCACATAGCCGATCTGGTATCCCAGCGTGACCAGCCCCGCCATCGCGGCACCGGTCTGGTCATACAAGAGGGCAAGGTTGTGCATCACGCGGAATTCCGAGCGCACAAACGTATCTGCCGCCCAGGCATAAAGACCGATGGCCGCGACCGTCAGCACGATATGCACGATATAAAGCTGCCACGCCCGCCGCCACAGCGGTGCCATCGCATCCCATAGACGCAGCTCGCCCGACATCCAGCGGCCGATGGCGGGGGAATAGGCGATGCCCGCCGCGATGCCCGACATAATAAAGAACGCCTCTGCCGCGTCGGAGAACCCGATGTTGCGGATGGTCAGATGCTCCCACGGGTTGCCGGGCATGTGGTCGATGATGATCATGATCAGCGCCAGCCCGCGAAACGCATCGATGCGCGGATCGCGGGCGCGGCGCGGCAGGTCGACGCCGCGCCGGATGGGAATAAGCTGGGCGTCAGGCCGGTTGGACGATTGTGTCATGCGACGATCCTTCTGGGGCGGCACCCGATCTCAGGTTGTCGCGATATGCTGCAATGACGGCGGGCGTGGCCCGCTCTTGCGGCGTGGTAAAGACTTGGCCGGTGCTCTCGTGCGAGGTAACGGCGATCAACAGCGGCGCGATGGACATGGGCAGCGTCACCGGCAAGAGCCAGAAGATCAGGTTCGGCACCCAGAGATAGACGGCAACGGTGACCGCGATCCCGAACAGCGACACCCAACGGCTGGCACGCCAGCTTTCAGCGAGGGTAAGCCGCCCTTCGCCGCGTGCGGTTGCGGGCCAGCCGCCATCCTTGCCCGCAAAGACCTCGGCGACGGCGCGGCTTTGATACATCAGCATGACGGGCGCAATCAGCGCGGTCAGCAGAATTTCAGACAGGACAGAGCCAAGCGCGCGCAGCGCCCCGCCAAACCCCTTGGCGCGGCCCGTTGCAGCCGCTTCGCCAAAGATCGCGAGCTTGGGCAGCAACAGCAGTCCGCCGATCCCAAAGGCGAGCGCTACGATCTGGAAGGTCTTGTCGTCGGGGAAGACCGGGAAAAGCTGATAGGCGTTGGGGAAATAATCAGGGCTGGCATTGGTCGCGGCGGCCAGCAGCGACACGATCAGGAAGGCCCCCCAAGCGACCGACACCAGATAGGCCATGATCCCCTGGACGAAGACGAACCGGCTCCACCCGTGCAGGCCGGGGGCACCGACCAGACGCATGTGTTGCAGGTTGCCCTGACACCAGCGGCGATCACGGCGCGCAAAGGCGAGCAGATTGTCGGGGCCTTCCTCGAAGGAGCCGGCGATGCGGGGGTCCATCTCTACACGCCAGCCGCCGCGTACCAGCAGGGCGGCTTCAACATAGTCATGGCTTAGGATGGTGCCGCCGAAAGGGGCAGGGCCGCTGAGTTCAGGCAGGCCGCAGCATTGCGACAGGGCGCGCACACGTGCGATGGCATTATGCCCCCAAAAGGGGCCCGCCCGCCCCTGCATACGGGCCAAACCGCGTGCGAAAACGGGCGAGTGAAAGCTGGCCGAGAATTGCATCGCGCGGCCGAACAGCGACCCCGCGCCAAAGATCTTGGGCAGGGTTTGCAGCAGGCCAAGAGTCGGGTCTGCCTCCATCCGTGCGACAAGATGGCGGATCGTATCGCCCTCCATCAAGCTGTCGGCGTCAAGGATCACGACGTATTCATAAGCCCCGCCGGATTTGCGAATGAAATCCTCGACGTTGCCCGCCTTGCGGCCATATCGGTCGGTACGGTTGCGGTAGTAAACCGGGTTCGCAGCGCTGTCATCGCCCAATAGCGGGGCTAGCGCCGCGCGCTCTGCGATCAGGGCGTCGGGGTCGAAGGTGTCGGACAGAATGGCGAAATCGACGGGTACGTTCGAGGCCTGCATGGATTGGCGCATTGCCATAATGCGCGCGCAAACCTCGGTCGGGTTTTCGTTGCAGATCGGCACAAGGATCGCCGTCGGGGGGAAATCCGCGTTGCTCAGGTCCATATCAGGGAGGGGGTCAAAAGAGGGCACGCCCAAAAACGCCTGCCCCGCCCCCCATGCCAACCACGCAGTCGTCAGCGCGATAAGCGCCACGGCGAAGCCGTCCCAGATATCAAATCCGGTATTAAGCCCCGCTTGCGCCAGTGTCGCGGCTGCCGCTGTTGCGCATAGCAAGGCAAAGCAAATGGTGCCAATGCGGCTGACCCGCGTGGCACCATCGCGCAAATAAGAGGGCATGTCAGGCATTACGCATGAAGATGCGGCTCACCACCTCGAACAGGGAGGGGCGGGCATCATGCTCTAGCACCTGCCGCGGCATATCCAGCGGGGCAGGGCGAGGCGCATAACGGTCAAAGTCGGTCATTTGTTCGG contains:
- a CDS encoding OpgC family protein — encoded protein: MTQSSNRPDAQLIPIRRGVDLPRRARDPRIDAFRGLALIMIIIDHMPGNPWEHLTIRNIGFSDAAEAFFIMSGIAAGIAYSPAIGRWMSGELRLWDAMAPLWRRAWQLYIVHIVLTVAAIGLYAWAADTFVRSEFRVMHNLALLYDQTGAAMAGLVTLGYQIGYVNILPSYTVLLLAGPALIAAVLYAPRTTLAVAGAFWLYAGATRLTIPNHPGGGGWFFNPLTWQFIFVVGLAIGVRHRKDERLVRNSPILFKLALGVLLFIFAWRYVPGLGSFMNHKMAQLGGLGLPSNITTHNKSMLALPRLVHILALVYVLSCLPVVTRICAHNLAAPFRLMGSHGLLVFGLGTILALAGQIMMDIEPTMTALPWTLPLVAIAVCYAAALLAEAARKQPQPKQPAPPKAEIPRAEVITGSSTA
- the mdoH gene encoding glucans biosynthesis glucosyltransferase MdoH, encoding MPDMPSYLRDGATRVSRIGTICFALLCATAAAATLAQAGLNTGFDIWDGFAVALIALTTAWLAWGAGQAFLGVPSFDPLPDMDLSNADFPPTAILVPICNENPTEVCARIMAMRQSMQASNVPVDFAILSDTFDPDALIAERAALAPLLGDDSAANPVYYRNRTDRYGRKAGNVEDFIRKSGGAYEYVVILDADSLMEGDTIRHLVARMEADPTLGLLQTLPKIFGAGSLFGRAMQFSASFHSPVFARGLARMQGRAGPFWGHNAIARVRALSQCCGLPELSGPAPFGGTILSHDYVEAALLVRGGWRVEMDPRIAGSFEEGPDNLLAFARRDRRWCQGNLQHMRLVGAPGLHGWSRFVFVQGIMAYLVSVAWGAFLIVSLLAAATNASPDYFPNAYQLFPVFPDDKTFQIVALAFGIGGLLLLPKLAIFGEAAATGRAKGFGGALRALGSVLSEILLTALIAPVMLMYQSRAVAEVFAGKDGGWPATARGEGRLTLAESWRASRWVSLFGIAVTVAVYLWVPNLIFWLLPVTLPMSIAPLLIAVTSHESTGQVFTTPQERATPAVIAAYRDNLRSGAAPEGSSHDTIVQPA